In a genomic window of Methanosarcina horonobensis HB-1 = JCM 15518:
- a CDS encoding putative baseplate assembly protein encodes MKAPEISRLDADTILQEIRKKAPFYLPEWKAEASKDVGFALSMIFSSMAGSISSRLNEAPNKHFLSFLEMLNFSLIPARPARAPLSFVLSEGAPGDVLIEASTRVSAKGSDGETVIFETEKNMLATPSKIMSVYSTIAEYDEIFDHSLSVNGRNQTDLFAEQDSLQEHTLYIGDEELFNLKQGTIDVFFEGAERSSIKKLGDVKNALWEYPVEFAEKKDGEEKKIKWISFKSMEARDEGNTPLIRLEMGPVEGEGDKKIFLPVAELKVNTFESRWIRCKIKESKINEFKDLKVTNIKVSTSPSPFKTPINEDSILRVQGIGNTYYSRLAGNQAEHRIRTISELLSLSDEELAGILRCSKIRAQNILEAARKRFYDKSGKDEPGNSNNAVKGIDPDFLFYNDIPLDISGENVYPFGSKPRLNDTFYIGSSEAFSKKGYKVRMEFGLEAGRSGSTAKADSPQLSWEYWDGESWTVLGIAGGNNNLSENGECSDRNSRERRESGKIVQSGIEIPEMPLVKPSRVNGKESCWVRVRLVGGNYGKDYEINSDRNISSGSFCPPAIKNLKINYLSSKNKQPAVVLAKNNLEFRDCLKDLETRGNFKPFEALPDKFPSVYFGFNKALRGGPMSLFIDIEESFEYPESFLPDVKWQYLAEGSEVSGEERSVKESRGEWKRLETLDETGGFTKKGMLQFVVPEKMQASSFFGSGEQYWIRAFVTGNFFKTKTEPNLQSPAYELFLKKERPAIYRLDNTRNEFSSVISSEINRREATPEKIISGKVEPLLLNKENCLEEALRPESRKLEPPGKVECKKAFEVFNIDFQPETARMLPPKVLGFYLNSVWAVQASTTYNEVVGSSSGEPDQEFSLIHIPVLDEEVWINEYGSISEIERKSLRKDLQEIEKDSEGDLKKLWVRWQRVEDFLESKETDRHYTLDRIGGKIRFGNRIEGKIPPAGFENIRATYRSGGGKAGNIEAMKISKIMRSIAFVDRVYNPVPSKGGTDPEQTDALIKRSPAALKHRNRAMAVSDYEWLLREASSKVARVKVLPNFSSEGKFSTGWVTVVIVPEGTGTKPLPSIELKRGVKQYLETRCPPVLSLKVISPFYIRVDVLAEIRTRHIDAIPVIEKRAVEKITAFLHPLTGCENGKGWNFGDAPCISEIYSILEGIEAVDYVADVEIRYFEGSKALTLTGTSVIKLPEYALPYSGEHSITVKWANGNKEG; translated from the coding sequence GTGAAAGCTCCTGAAATCAGCCGGTTGGATGCGGATACAATTCTTCAGGAAATCAGGAAAAAAGCTCCCTTTTATCTCCCTGAATGGAAAGCGGAAGCCTCAAAGGATGTGGGATTTGCCCTTTCAATGATTTTTTCCAGCATGGCAGGAAGTATTTCTTCCAGGCTGAACGAAGCTCCAAACAAGCATTTTCTGTCTTTTCTCGAAATGCTCAATTTTTCCCTGATCCCGGCAAGACCTGCACGCGCTCCTCTCAGCTTTGTGCTGAGTGAGGGAGCTCCCGGAGATGTCCTGATCGAAGCTTCTACCCGGGTATCGGCTAAAGGCTCTGATGGAGAGACAGTTATTTTTGAGACTGAAAAAAATATGCTTGCAACTCCCTCAAAAATTATGTCCGTATACAGTACAATAGCAGAATACGACGAGATTTTTGACCACTCACTTTCAGTAAATGGGAGAAATCAAACAGACCTTTTTGCAGAGCAGGACTCTTTACAGGAGCACACTCTTTACATAGGGGATGAAGAGCTCTTTAACCTGAAGCAGGGAACCATAGATGTCTTTTTTGAGGGAGCCGAGAGAAGCTCCATAAAAAAACTTGGAGATGTAAAGAATGCATTATGGGAATATCCTGTTGAGTTTGCAGAAAAGAAAGACGGGGAAGAGAAAAAAATTAAATGGATCTCTTTTAAGAGCATGGAAGCCAGAGATGAAGGGAATACACCTTTAATCAGGCTGGAAATGGGCCCGGTAGAAGGAGAAGGGGATAAAAAAATCTTCCTGCCTGTTGCTGAACTTAAAGTGAATACGTTTGAGAGCAGGTGGATAAGATGTAAAATTAAAGAATCAAAAATTAACGAATTTAAAGATTTAAAAGTGACAAACATAAAAGTTTCAACTTCCCCTTCTCCTTTTAAAACTCCCATAAATGAAGATTCCATACTAAGGGTCCAGGGCATAGGGAACACTTATTATTCAAGGCTTGCAGGAAATCAGGCTGAACATAGGATCAGGACAATAAGTGAACTCCTGTCCCTTAGTGACGAAGAACTGGCAGGTATACTCCGCTGCAGCAAAATAAGAGCTCAGAACATTCTGGAGGCTGCAAGAAAAAGATTTTATGACAAATCCGGGAAAGACGAACCTGGGAATAGCAATAATGCGGTTAAGGGTATTGATCCGGATTTCCTGTTCTACAATGACATACCCCTTGATATTTCCGGAGAAAATGTATACCCGTTTGGAAGTAAACCCAGGCTGAACGATACTTTTTACATAGGGAGTTCGGAGGCTTTTTCAAAAAAAGGATATAAAGTCCGCATGGAGTTCGGTCTGGAAGCCGGAAGATCGGGTTCTACTGCTAAAGCCGATTCTCCTCAACTTTCCTGGGAGTACTGGGATGGGGAAAGCTGGACTGTCCTTGGGATCGCTGGAGGTAACAATAACTTAAGCGAGAACGGAGAATGTTCGGACAGAAATAGCAGAGAAAGAAGAGAAAGTGGAAAAATCGTACAATCCGGCATAGAAATTCCTGAAATGCCCCTGGTAAAGCCTTCCCGCGTTAACGGTAAGGAGAGCTGCTGGGTCAGGGTCAGGTTAGTTGGGGGAAATTACGGGAAAGACTATGAGATAAATAGTGATCGAAATATCAGTAGCGGCAGTTTTTGTCCTCCTGCAATAAAAAACTTAAAAATTAATTATCTTAGTTCGAAAAATAAGCAGCCAGCTGTCGTTCTTGCTAAAAATAACCTGGAATTCAGAGATTGCCTGAAAGATCTGGAAACTCGTGGAAATTTCAAGCCTTTTGAAGCTCTGCCTGATAAATTCCCTTCGGTTTATTTCGGATTTAACAAAGCCCTTAGAGGAGGGCCTATGAGCCTTTTCATAGATATCGAGGAGAGCTTCGAATACCCTGAATCTTTCCTGCCGGATGTAAAATGGCAATATCTTGCAGAGGGCAGCGAGGTAAGCGGAGAAGAAAGAAGCGTAAAAGAAAGCAGGGGAGAATGGAAAAGGCTTGAGACCCTGGATGAAACCGGAGGATTCACAAAAAAAGGCATGCTTCAATTTGTCGTTCCTGAAAAAATGCAGGCTTCCAGCTTCTTTGGTTCAGGCGAACAATACTGGATCAGGGCGTTTGTAACCGGGAATTTCTTTAAAACAAAAACAGAACCAAACTTACAGTCTCCTGCATATGAACTGTTTCTCAAAAAGGAGAGGCCGGCAATATACAGGCTTGATAATACCAGGAATGAATTTTCCTCAGTGATTTCCTCAGAGATAAACCGAAGAGAAGCAACTCCTGAGAAAATAATTTCCGGCAAGGTCGAACCCTTACTCCTGAATAAGGAAAACTGTCTCGAAGAAGCTTTAAGGCCTGAAAGCCGGAAACTCGAACCTCCCGGAAAAGTGGAATGTAAAAAAGCTTTTGAGGTATTCAATATTGATTTCCAACCTGAAACAGCCCGAATGCTTCCTCCGAAGGTTCTGGGCTTTTATCTTAATTCAGTCTGGGCTGTCCAGGCAAGCACGACCTATAACGAGGTAGTGGGTTCGAGTAGCGGGGAGCCGGACCAGGAATTTTCCCTTATTCACATACCTGTACTCGACGAAGAAGTATGGATTAATGAATACGGAAGCATTTCGGAAATAGAGAGAAAAAGCCTTCGAAAAGATCTTCAGGAAATTGAAAAGGATAGCGAAGGGGACCTCAAAAAGCTCTGGGTACGGTGGCAAAGGGTAGAAGATTTCCTTGAATCAAAAGAGACCGACAGGCACTACACACTCGACAGGATAGGAGGAAAAATCCGTTTTGGGAACAGAATAGAAGGAAAGATTCCGCCTGCAGGCTTTGAGAATATCAGGGCCACTTACAGGAGCGGAGGAGGAAAAGCAGGAAATATCGAAGCTATGAAGATCTCAAAAATCATGAGATCAATAGCCTTTGTGGACAGGGTTTACAACCCAGTACCTTCAAAAGGGGGGACTGATCCCGAGCAGACTGATGCGCTTATAAAAAGGTCTCCTGCTGCTCTTAAACACCGAAACCGTGCGATGGCGGTGAGCGATTATGAGTGGCTCTTAAGGGAAGCTTCCAGTAAGGTTGCAAGGGTAAAGGTTCTGCCTAATTTCAGTTCCGAGGGCAAGTTCAGTACAGGATGGGTTACAGTTGTTATAGTGCCGGAAGGGACCGGGACAAAGCCTCTGCCTTCAATTGAATTAAAGCGAGGCGTGAAGCAATATCTTGAGACAAGATGCCCTCCTGTTCTATCTCTGAAGGTAATATCCCCTTTTTATATTCGGGTGGATGTACTTGCAGAAATCCGGACACGTCACATTGACGCAATTCCCGTAATTGAAAAAAGAGCTGTGGAAAAAATTACGGCCTTTTTGCATCCCCTCACAGGCTGTGAGAATGGAAAAGGCTGGAATTTCGGAGACGCACCCTGCATTTCTGAGATATATTCGATACTTGAAGGTATTGAAGCTGTGGATTACGTGGCAGATGTAGAAATAAGGTACTTTGAAGGGTCGAAAGCTCTGACACTGACCGGCACTTCTGTTATTAAACTGCCTGAATATGCACTTCCTTACAGCGGGGAGCATTCGATCACAGTAAAATGGGCGAACGGTAATAAGGAGGGGTAA
- a CDS encoding baseplate J/gp47 family protein — protein MTDRHRLKYLELLGTTPKKAKPAHVDLSFSSTQKTELVKGTQVSTEVAGEKFYFSLDGDLDIIPAAFNIEKLIVDELTGGVFDRTSANQDGDLFFAPFGEQVRAGCTFYLGFGKESAIPPQTLSFMCYLYEKDLRAPGSHGNEQEYEFENAKLKWEISDLAGGYPWREVKSIDNTAGFKKSGRIILSELEGWKAVQSIPLMNFENSYFWLRCMVKESGYEYPPRIEKIRLNTIPATQDLTAGKGSEKEDEEGKEDREKGKGNGEEGNLKAGCIWKIEGAEHLEIINYMPAAGGRKTQTIDEAVEDFLRDFKIPYTAVTTSDYEYIALNAPGLRVAKAKAVPNYRPLRSQQAKSRGTEPTKSEYSKGSVTVIVIPYTPLEILRSPPTPSEGFIQAVCRHLDRHRLLGTEIHVISPDYVKVTVNVTVVPQEGNLDDSLVREGVLSALNRYIHPVKGGLDEQGWPIGRDVYLSELYELMETVAGVKCIIRLSVSGEPDAYPDSYGNLVLGSKFSSIYSGEHNVEIAREAKSCLKRGGLHSGN, from the coding sequence GTGACTGACAGGCATCGTCTCAAATACCTTGAACTACTGGGGACAACACCGAAAAAAGCAAAACCTGCACATGTAGACCTCAGTTTTAGTTCAACCCAAAAAACGGAGCTGGTAAAGGGAACTCAGGTGTCAACTGAAGTTGCAGGCGAGAAATTCTATTTCTCTCTGGATGGGGACCTGGATATAATTCCTGCTGCATTTAATATTGAGAAACTGATAGTTGACGAACTCACAGGAGGAGTGTTCGACCGCACGAGTGCAAATCAAGACGGAGACCTTTTCTTTGCTCCTTTTGGTGAGCAGGTGCGGGCTGGATGCACATTTTATCTGGGTTTTGGAAAAGAAAGTGCCATCCCGCCTCAGACTCTCAGCTTTATGTGTTATCTTTACGAAAAAGACCTGAGAGCTCCTGGAAGCCATGGAAACGAGCAGGAATACGAATTTGAAAATGCGAAACTGAAATGGGAAATTTCGGACCTGGCTGGCGGATATCCGTGGAGAGAGGTAAAATCGATAGATAATACTGCAGGGTTCAAAAAGAGTGGAAGAATAATACTTAGTGAGCTTGAAGGCTGGAAGGCAGTTCAATCTATTCCTTTAATGAATTTTGAAAATTCCTATTTCTGGCTTCGCTGTATGGTAAAAGAGTCAGGTTATGAGTACCCTCCCAGAATCGAGAAAATAAGGCTGAATACGATCCCGGCAACTCAGGACCTGACTGCAGGAAAAGGGAGTGAGAAGGAGGACGAAGAAGGAAAAGAGGACAGAGAAAAAGGAAAAGGGAACGGAGAAGAAGGAAATCTTAAAGCTGGCTGTATCTGGAAGATTGAAGGAGCCGAACATCTGGAAATTATAAATTACATGCCTGCAGCCGGAGGTAGAAAAACCCAGACCATTGATGAGGCAGTAGAAGATTTTCTCAGAGATTTTAAAATTCCTTATACTGCAGTTACAACCTCAGATTATGAGTACATAGCCCTGAATGCTCCGGGTCTTAGGGTGGCAAAAGCAAAAGCAGTGCCCAATTATCGCCCTCTCCGTTCTCAACAGGCAAAATCCAGAGGTACAGAACCGACAAAATCAGAGTACAGCAAAGGTTCTGTAACCGTTATAGTGATTCCCTATACTCCCCTCGAAATTCTCAGGTCTCCCCCTACTCCTTCTGAAGGCTTTATACAGGCAGTATGCAGACATCTTGACAGACACCGCTTGCTGGGAACTGAGATTCATGTAATTTCTCCCGATTATGTAAAAGTGACAGTGAACGTTACAGTTGTCCCACAGGAGGGCAACCTTGACGACAGCCTTGTCCGAGAGGGCGTATTATCTGCACTTAACAGGTACATTCATCCCGTAAAAGGAGGGCTTGACGAACAAGGATGGCCTATTGGCAGAGACGTTTACCTTTCGGAGCTTTATGAGCTAATGGAAACGGTTGCGGGGGTAAAATGCATAATCAGGCTTTCAGTTTCCGGAGAACCTGACGCATACCCAGATTCATATGGCAATCTCGTACTGGGCTCAAAGTTTTCGAGCATTTATTCAGGGGAACACAATGTGGAGATTGCAAGGGAAGCCAAGAGCTGCCTGAAAAGAGGTGGTTTGCATTCGGGAAATTAA